Sequence from the Thermocaproicibacter melissae genome:
AATTACAGCGGCAACGAACTTTACCGCATTGCCTGCGGCCCGAACGGCGACGACTACAACTGGACGGAAACCGTCATGCGCCTTGCGGGAAAATTCATGAATGCCCTCTCCCTCCACTATTACACCGTGCCAAACACTTGGGAGGACAAAGGCTCAGCGACGGAATTTACGGAAGCCGAGTGGTACAAGACCCTGCGCAAAACGCTTTTTATGGAAGAACTGATTAACCACCACACCTCCATTATGGACCGCTACGACCCCGAACATAAAGTCGGACTTGTCGTTGACGAATGGGGCACCTGGTACAATGTAGAACCGGGAACCAACCCAAGTTTCCTCTACCAGCAGAACACCATGCGCGATGCACTTGTTGCCGCCATCAACCTCAACATCTTCAACAAACACAGCGACCGCGTTGTCATGGCGAATATTGCGCAGGTTGTCAACGTGCTGCAGTCCGTCATCCTCACCGAAGGTGACAAGATGATTCTGACACCGACCTATCATGTGTTCGACCTCTACAAGGATCATCAGGATGCAACCCTGATTGAAAGCTTCGTGGAAGCCGAAACCATCGGCGGCGAGGACACGGTTCCGAGTCTTCATGAATCCGCATCCGTCAGCGAAGACGGCACCGTTCACGTCACCCTTGCCAACCTTTCCATCGACAAGGCATATCCCGTGGAGGCACTCCTCGCAGGACTGGATGCAAAATCCGTTACGGCCAAAATTCTCACCAACAAATACAATGCGTTCAACACGTTTGAAGCGCCGAACACTGTTAAAATCGAGGACTTCAAGGATATTACGACTACCGCTGACGGGTTCCGCTTTGAAATTCCGGCCTGCAGCGTGATGGAACTGACGATTGCCTGATGGAACGCATTCCGTGCCGTAAATGCCTCGACAAGGACATGACGGAGGAAGAATACCGCAGCCTTATCGGGCGATACATTGACGCAATCGCCGAGGACAGACGCACCCCCGAGGAGGAATACAGCCGCAGACTGAAAATCTGCAGCACCTGCAAAAGACTTACGGGAGGGATGTGCCTCCTCTGCGGATGTTTTGCGGAAGTGCGGGCTGCCGTGAAGGACCGTCATTGTGCCGAGGTACCTGCAAAATGGTAAAAGACAGGCCTGCCGTTGATACGGCAGGCCTGTTTTGTTTCTTGCTTAGATTAAAGGAAACTGCAGACTGTCTTTCCCATTTCCTCGCAGCCGACTTTTCTGATCCCTTCCGTCCAGATATCCGGCGTGCGAACCGTTTCCAGCGCTGTGGAAACCGCGTTCTCCACAGCATCGGCGGCTTCCGCCTCGCCGAACGAAATTCGGAGCATCATAGCCGCGGAAAGAATCGTCGCGAGGGGATTTGCCATTCCCGTTCCAGCAATATCGGGGGCAGAGCCGTGAACCGGCTCATATAGCCCATTCGTACCGTTTCCGAGGCTTGCAGAGGGAAGCATGCCGATGGAACCGCTTATCATAGAGGCTTCGTCGGAAAGAATATCGCCGAACATATTCGACGTTACAATGACATCGAACTGCTTCGGGTCGCGCACAAGCTGCATGGAGCAGTTGTCGACATACAGGTGGGAAAGCTCCACATCCGGGTATTCTTCCTTTCCGATGCGCTCGACAGTTTTGCGCCACAGGCGCGAAGATTCCAGCACGTTTGCTTTATCCACGCTGCAAAGCTTTTTCTTGCGCTTGCGCGCGGTTTCAAAACCGACACGGGCGATGCGTTCAATTTCGGGCACGGTATACATTTCGGTGTCATAGGCGGCTTCTGCACCGTCCACCTGCTTTCTGCCGCGCTCCCCGAAATAGATGCCGCCCGTCAACTCGCGCACAATCATAATGTTAAGCCCCGTTCCGATGACGGAATCCTTCAGAGGAGATGCGCTGCGAAGCTGCGGAAATATCATCGACGGGCGCAGGTTCGCATAAAGCCCCAGCGCTTTGCGGATACCGAGTAGGCCTGCCTCCGGCCGCTTCTCGCCCGGCAGGGAATCCCACTTGGGGCCGCCCACCGCTCCGAGCAGCGTGGCATCGGCAGCTTTGCATTTCTCCACCGTTTCTTGGGGAAAGGGGGTTCCAACGGCATCAATGGCACAGCCGCCGAGAAGAGCTTCCTCAAACTCCACGCCGAAACCGAACTTCTCCCCCGCCTTCTGCAAAACCAGCGCGGCCTGCGTTACGATTTCCGGCCCGATTCCATCTCCCTTGAGGAGGACGATTCGATAGCTCCTCATACGGGCATTTCTCCCTTCTTTTTCTGTTCTGCGCGGTTGATGGCACAGATGATGCCCTTAATGGAAGCGAGGCTGATATTGTTGTCGATACCGACGCCGAATGCGGGAGATCCGTCCGGTGCAGTCAGATGAATATAGGAGACTGCCTGAGAATCAGCGCCCGAACTGATAGCATTTTCACGGTAAGTGACAAACTGGTAATCCGTGATGCCGACTGAGCGGAGCGCATTGAAGAACGCGCTGATTGGGCCGTTGCCTGTTCCGCCGATGATGTGGTCCTCGTGGCCGAAGCGGATGACGCCTTCAAAGCGCACCTGCGTGCCGACCTCGCCTTCGCCTGCGTCGTGGAGGCGATATTTTTTCAGGTTGTACGGTGCGTGAACATCAATATAATTCTTGCGGAAAATTTCGTAAACCTCTTCCGCCTTCAGCTCGCGGCCGGCCTTGTCGCATGCATTCTTGACGAGAGCACCGAATTCCGGATGCATCGCCTTAGGCAGTTCAAAGCCGAAACTCTGCTCCAATACAAACGCGGCGCCGCCTTTGCCGGACTGGCTGTTGATGCGGATAATCGGTTCATACTGACGCCCCACATCCGCCGGATCAATGGGCAGGTACGGAACCTCCCAATACTGCGTGGCGCCCGAGGCCATATACTTTTCACCTTTGCTGATGGCGTCTTGGTGGGAACCGGAGAACGCTGTGAAAACAAGGTCTCCCGCATACGGGTGACGCTCATGGACCTTCATCTTCGTGCATTTTTCATACATGCGGCGAATGTCCGAAATATGGGAAAAATCAAGGCCCGGGTCTACCCCCTGCGAATACATATTCATGGCAGTTACCATGATATCGGCATTACCGGTGCGCTCACCGTTGCCGAACAGGGTACCCTCCACGCGTTCGGCGCCTGCCATAATGCCGAGCTCCGTTGCGGCGATTGCCGTTCCTCTGTCATTGTGCGGGTGGATGCTGAGGATAATGCTGTCACGGTTTTTGATGTGCCGGCTGAAATATTCAATCTGGTCTGCGTAGCAGTTCGGCGTTGCCAATTCCACCGTGTTCGGCAGGTTCAGAATCAGCTTGTGCTCCGGCGTAGGCTCAAGCACTTCCATGACTTTTTCGCAGATGAGAATGGAGTTCTCGATTTCTGTTCCCGAAAAGCTCTCCGGAGAATACTCGTAGCGGATGTTGATGCCGCTCTTTGCGGTTTCTTCATCGGTCAGTTTTTTAATCAGCTTTGCGCCTTCCACCGCAATGTTGATGACCCCCTGCATATCGGTTTTGAACACGACCTTGCGCTGCAGGGTGGAAGTGGAGTTATAGAAATGCACGATTACATTTTTCGCGCCGCGGATTGCTTCAAACGTCTTGCGAATCAGATGCTCACGCGCCTGCACCAACACCTGAATCGTCACGTCGTCCGGAATAAAGTTCTTTTCAATTAGAGTGCGAAGAATTTCATATTCCGTTTCGGAGGCGGAGGGGAACCCGACCTCGATTTCTTTGAAGCCGATATCAACAAGCGTCTGGAAAAAGAGTAGTTTTTCTTCCAGATTCATCGGATCCACGAGAGCCTGATTGCCGTCGCGAAGATCCACACTGCACCAGATGGGCGGCTTGTCAATGACCTTATCCGGCCACTGGCGGTCCGGCAACGAAATCGGATGAAACGGGATGTACTTTTTGCAGCCTTGATACATACCAAACACTCTCCTTTTCTAGTCTGAAATTGCCTATCGTTTTCAAAGGATTTATACACAAAGTGCAGGCACAATTGGAATACCTTACCCAATAAAAAAAATCCCGAATACAGCTTTTGCTGTATTCGGGACGAAATTGCTTTCGTGGTACCACCCAAACTTCGGCTCAAAAATGAGCCCTCAGCAGCCTCAAACAAGGCCTCGGCCAGTAACGCTGCCGCTGCGGCCGCTTCTAACGCTTGCGCATCGAATACGGCGGCTCCAGGATGAGCTATACGCAAAAACCACAGTACCGATCTCGCACCAAACGCCGGCTCTCTGAAACATTGCAGTTAATGCCTTTTTCCCTTCGTTGCCTTTTAAAGTATTAAATTACTGATATTATACGCACGAACAGGCATTTTGTCAACTATAGAATTATTCTTTTTCTCCTTTTTCATTCTCTTTGTGGCCGAACGCATGTTCCGCCGCTTCTCGGGCTAGATCAATCAGCATGACGCCGTTGCCTGGATCCTTCTTTTCGGTTTCGGGAATCTTTGCATAAACCTCGCCAACCATGGAGCGCATCCACAGGTCAGGCATGATGCGCATAGAGTAGCCGCATCCACTCTCGGTCATCCAGTCGTAGAATTCGGCGCGCGGCAGGCCATAGGCGGAAAGAATGGACATCAGCGAACCTCCGTGTGCCACAATGACAGCAGAAGTGATGCCCGAAGTCATAAGGCCCTTGACGATTTTCTCAAAGGCGGCGCAGGTGCGCTGGAAGAACTGCGCGCCGCTTTCTCCTCCCGGAGGAACAACTTCCTTGCCTTCACCGGCAATCCAGCGCGCAAAGGCAGGGTCTTTTGCCGCAATCTCCTTTGCGGTCTTTCCTTCCCATTCGCCAAAATCGCACTCGCGAAGGTCATTCATCAGAATCGGCTTGGCTTCGGGGTAGAGAATCTTCATGGTCTGAGTGCAGCGCTTGAGCGGGCTGCAGAAATAGACATCTGCCTTCGGATACGGCGCTTTTTTAGCGAGCTTCTTAAGGCGTTTGATCCCTTCGGCGGAAAGCGGCAGATCGGTGCTGCCAATGTAGCGGCCCTCGGCATTTCCGGCTGTCAGGCCGTGGCGAATCAAATGAATTGTATAAGATTTCAAACTAAAACCTCCCTAGCGCTTTTGCGCCCTTTTTGACGTAACTCTTCGGAAAACCCAAAATGAAGGGAAAAAGTCAACCTGCGCGCACGAAATATAGCGGCTTTACAAAACGTTATATCTATTGTATGATTTACTGGACGTTTTCTTTCACAATTCGACAGAGGGTGAAGCCGATGAACAGCAGCTTTGGGCGAATTATAACGCTGTTGAGAAAAGAACGGGGATACAGTCAGAAAAAAGTAGCCGCTGACTTGTCCATCTCACAAGCGCTTCTTTCGCATTACGAAAAGGGAATCCGCGAATGCGGGCTTGATTTCGTTGTCAAAGTAGCAGATTATTACGATGTATCGTGCGATTATCTGCTGGGCAGAACTCCTCACCGCAGCGGCGCTACCATCTCGGTTGAAGATATTCCCGAGCCGGATGCCGCAGGGAAGGAAAATATCATGCACGGAGCCGGAAGCTTGCTGCCGGTGCTCAACAAAAAGCTGATTGCAAATTCCCTAAACGTTCTTTACGGCTGTCTGCAGAAGTTTAACTGCAGAGCATTGACGACCGAAATTTCCGCCTACTTGAATCTTGCTGTTTACCGTGCTTTCCGGATGCTGTATTCAGCCAATGCGAAGAACCCGCAGGGGCTGTTCTCTGTTCCGCTAAGGCAGGGAGACGGATATGCTACCGCAGCGCAGGAAATTGCCCTGAGCAATGCCGAATCCCTTCTGGCCGGCGAAAAAGTGGAAAATCTCGAACCTGTTGCCAAGGGACAGGCTCCAGCCTTATCCCCCGAAAAAATCAACGAGGAATACCCGCTGTTTGCTTCTTCGCTGTTTAACCTCATCCAAAGTTCTGAAAATCGGATGGGTGCCAAAAAAGGTCAGAATTGATTATAGCATACATTGGTTGAAAATTGAATGATAAAATAATACTCCCGAGGTTCTCATTCCGATGAGTGCCTCGGGAGTTTTTTGTCTTTTATGTTCCGTCGCTTTTCAGGAGTTCACGGTAAAGGCGAATATATTCGTTTGCGCAATGCCCCCAACTGAAGTCACATGCCATGGCGCGGCGAATCAGCATGTTCCACCCTTCCCTATCGCGGTAGGCTTTCAGCGCGCGCTCAACCGCTTCTTTCATGCGGCCGGCATCATACTCTTGGAAGGTAAATCCGTTGCCTTCCCCATCGTTGTAATCCCGAATCGAATCTTTCAGGCCGCCGGTCTCGCGCACAACGGGAATTGTTCCGTAGCGCAGGGCAATCAACTGGGCGTGACCGCAAGGCTCACACTTTGACGGCATGAGGAAAATATCGGACGCAGCATAGATTTTATGCGACAGTTCCGGAATAAACCCAAAGCATGAGCAGACACGTCCCGGCCAGCGCTGCTGCAATTCCTTAAAGAAATTCTCATAGTCCCAGTCTCCGGAACCGAGAATCACAAACTGAGCGTCCGATTTCTGAAGCAGGCTATCAATCGCCTCTTCTACAAGGTCAAGTCCTTTGGATGGAACCATTCGGGTTACCATGCCGATGAGCGGAACGGCAACATCCTGCCTCAAATTCAGGCGTTTCTGCAATTCCAGTTTGTTCTTTGCTTTTCCGGTTAAGTCGTCTGCTGAGTAATTCGCATAAATATCCCGGTCCGTTTCCGGGTTATAAACGGTGACATCAATTCCGTTCAAAATTCCTTGGATTTTCCGGCTGTGCTCCTGAAGAATGCTCTCCAACCCGTAAGCGAACAACGGGTCGAGAATCTCTTTTGCGTAGGTCGGGCTAACCGTAGTAACGCAGTTCGCGCACTCGATTCCTCCCTTGAGGAGGTTGATGTAATTTCCGTGTTCCAGTAGCGGCATGGAGGACTGCGGAAACCCAAGCACATCCTCCAAAATCTCTTTGCTGAATTTACCCTGATACTGAATGTTGTGAATCGTCAGAATCGTCTTTATACCGCGGAACCAGTCTTTGCTTGCATAGAACTGACTGTAATAAACCGGAACAAGCGCCGTCTGCCAGTCGTTGCAGTGGATGATATCCGGTTTGAAATCAAGGCACGGAAGCATTTCGATGACAGCACGGGAAAAGAACGCGAAACGCTCCGCGTCATCGTAATGCCCGTAAAGGCCGTGGCGCTTGAAATAGTACTGATTGTCGAGGAGGTAAAAAATCACATTGTCCACACGAGTCTCGAACACGCCGCAATACTGTCTGCGCCATGCCACAGGGACAGACAGACTCGTTACGAACTTCATGTTGTCGCGAAGCTCCTGCGGAATGTCCTCATAGAGTGGCAGAACAACCCGGCAGCCGATGAGGCGCAGGCGAAGCGCCTTCGGAAGGGAACCCGCTACCTTCGCAAGTCCTCCCGTTGAAGCAAACGGTACGGCCTCACTTGCACAATACAAGACTTTCAATACAGTTACCTCCTGTCCCTCTGTCGGACGACACTGCCTTTGGCGATGGAAACCGGATATGACTGAGAAATCGTATGGTCTTCCTTCATCTGCTCCTTCTTGTCCGTAATGGCATCATTCTGTAATTATCATCTTGGTGACCTGCAGAACAACGCAGTTCTCAGTGACGGCGTTCTCTTGCGCTTTGTGCTTACATGGCAGACCATGAATTTTCTAACGTTATTTCCGCTTTATGTATATCAAGAAAGTCATATACCCTGATATTGGTCTCTAATAGTACAGGTAAAAGGGTAATCATCCCGTTGTTTGGCGAAAATACTTCCTAATGGGCCGGTATTTCTGACATAATCATACCATTATTTTTCGTATAATCAAGTAATCTTAGTAATTTTCTCATAGTTTTCACATCGCTTTGTTGAATGTTTTAGTAATATCGTCATAATATTTTGTTGATTCGCTTGCTAGCAAACTTGAATTGTCATATCACATAAGATTGTCGTATTTCCCATTAAAGCGGCAATGATTTTTCGTAGATTTTTACTGATATTTCTGATTTGCTGATTCTCATACAAATTGTCAGCTTTGCTCTGGGTTTTACCTAAGAATAAATAATGTCCTGCGGCAAGCCGCAGGACAAATTAAAAAACTCCCGCAGCTTTCGCTGCGGGAGCTGAATCGGAATTGCACGAAATTATTCGTGGTCAACTTTGTACATGTGCTGAATGAGGTTGAGAACCTTGTTGCTGTAACCCCACTCATTGTCGTACCAAGCAATCAGCTTGACGAAGTGGTCGTTCAGCATAATGCCGGCAGTAGCATCGAAAATCGATGTATGCGGATCGCCGAGAATATCGGAAGAAACGATAGCGTCTTCGGTGTAAGCCAGAACGCCCTTCATTTCGCCCTCAGATGCTTCTTTGACAGCCTTGCAGATCTCTTCATAGGTGGTGGCTTTCTCAAGACGGCAGGTCAAGTCAACAACGGAGCCATCGAGCGTAGGAACGCGCATGGACATACCGGTGAGTTTGCCCTTCAGGGACGGGATGACAAGAGCGCAAGCCTTTGCAGCGCCGGTGGAGGAAGGAATGATGTTGCCGGAAGCCGCACGGCCGCCGCGCCAATCCTTCATGGAAGGTCCGTCAACCGTCTTCTGGGTAGCGGTGGTGGAGTGAACCGTGGTCATGAGGCCTTCCACAATGCCGAACTTGTCGTTAATGACCTTTGCCAGCGGAGCAAGGCAGTTTGTGGTGCAGGATGCGTTAGAAACAACTTTCATATCCTTTGTATAGGTGTCAAGGTTGACGCCGCATACAAAAGTCGGAGTTTCTTTATCCTTTGCAGGAGCAGAAATAACAACTTTCTTTGCGCCTGCTTTCAGGTGAGCGGATGCCTTTTCGGTGGTTGTGAAAACACCCGTGGATTCAACAACATACTCAGCATTGACTTTTGCCCACGGAATGTTGCTCGGATCCTTCTCAGCAAAAACATCAATTGCGTGGCCGTTTACGACCAGCTTGCCGTTCTCTGCTTTGATGTCGCCGTTGAAATGACCATGCATGGTGTCGTACTTAACCATGTAAACCATGTAGTCGAGGCCAATGAACGGGTCATTGATTCCGACGATTTCAAATGTTTCCGGCTGAGCAACTGCTGCACGGAACACAAGACGGCCAATGCGGCCGAAGCCGTTAATGCCAATTTTAATGGACATAACTTGCTACCTCCTGTTTATTAATCAGACTTTTATTATTTTATAGCATTCGGGTTCGTTTTACAAGTGATTCTGACAGTTTTTTAACTAACTTTTTATTGCCGCGGAAATGTCTGGAATCGGTTCTCTCTTTTCCACAATTTTATGCTCGCCATGGTAAACTTTCTGGAGAAAATCGAGATACTCCCGTTCCTCGGAAGTTTTTTCCGCGTTTTGCTTGTCTGTTTCTTCCGCCGATTCACGGTTCTGAGCCAGAGTATCATCTTCGGAAAAATCCGGAGTAATCTCCACCATCGGCACAGAGGTACGGCGTTTTCCTTCTGCGGAAAGATACGCTATGCCGTAAACGGCCAGGAGCAAATCCACAAAGTAAAAGCCGGCTGAGATACCGCCGAGAGTACTCCGGCCCGCAAACAGCAGCGCAATATTGGGAATGCTGTCTGTCAACGCCGCGATAACTGCTGGAAATCCATAGAGAAAAACTCTTTTTGCTCCCCGGGCCGCGTCGACACCTGCAAGCAGCTTTGTCTGCGCAAAGAGGAATAAAAGGAGAAGGACAGCCGTAAATGTGTGGTAGATGTTTTCAAACCGGTTAACCGTAGCCACATAAGTGATGAAAAGGGAAATCAGCCGGAAGCAGCCCCAAACCGGCAAAAGAAGTGCCGCAAGCGGATGGCGCCGAAGAACCATGCTACCGCAGCCGAAATCGTACGCAGCCATCAGAAGAGCCACCGCCGCGCCTACCCCAAAAATGGCGAGCAGCATGTTCATCGGCGAGAATCCGTTCCCGAGGCTAACAATTGACTGACCGGCGAGGAAAACACCGGCAAGTGCGGCGAAAACCGCAGCGGAAACACTTTGCACGGACTCTTTTAGTTGCGGCTGGTCTTTTCGCCTTCCGAGGAAAGCCGTTACCGCCGCCCCAAGTATGGCAACCGCTGCCCCTGTTACAGCCATTTTGCCGTTATCTTTGTAAAATCCGGTTGTTGGGTCAATCCATGTGAAAACAGAGTAAATGCGAATCGGAAGCACTGCAGCCACAGTAACCAAAAACGCAGCCCAGGCACGTTTCATAGACATCTTTCCTCCCATCGTTCCGCCTTATCTTTTGCCTTATCTTTCTGCAAGGGGCACATACGGTCTGTTCTTTGCAAGGGAACGATAGGCAGGACGCATGATTCTTCCGCAGGTTTGCATTTCTTCGATACGGTGCGCGCACCATCCAGCGATGCGGGATACCGCGAAAAGCGGTGTGTAAAGATCGCTGGGGATTCCGAGCATCTCATACACGAGGCCGGAATAGAAATCCACATTTGCACACATGACCTTTGTCTTGCCCGTAACCTTGGTAAAGACTTTCGGGGCGAGCTTCTCAACAAGCTCGAAAAGCTCAAATTTGCCGAGCATTCCTTTTTCGCTGGCAAGTTTCTTTGCATGCGAACGCAGGATGACCGCGCGCGGGTCGGATAGGGTGTAGACTGCATGTCCCATGCCGTAAATGAGGCCGCTGTGGTCGCAAGCCTCGCCTCTCAGGATTTTTTCCAGATAAGCCGCAACTTCATCTTCATCCTTCCAGTCTTTCACCTGCTCCATCAGTTCATTCATCATCATCATGACGCGATGGTTTGCTCCGCCGTGGCGAGGCCCCTTGAGCGAACCGATGCCTGCGGCAATTGCGGAGTAGATATCCGTTCCGGTTGAGGAGAGGGCGCGCGTTGCAAAAGTGGAGTTGTTGCCGCCGCCGTGCTCCGCATGAATCATCATGCAGATATCGAGCAGCTTTGCCTCCTCATCGGTGAACACGCGGTCGGGCCGGATGGCATTCAGAATCGACTCGGCAGTTGACTGTGATGGGTCGATGGGGTGAAAATACATACTCTGCTTATCATAGTGCCTGCGCTTGACCTGATAGGCGTAGGTCATAATGGTGGGAAGGCGGGCGATTAACTGGATGGACTGCCGCATATTGTTTTCCAGCGACGGATCATCCGGGTTGTCGTCATAAGAATACAGCGCCAGAACGGAACGCGCCAGCTTGTTCATCACGTTTTTGGAAGGCGCCTTGATAATCATATCTTCCGCAAAATATTCCGGCAGCTCACGGCAGCTGCTCAACACCTTTGTGAAGTGGTCCAGCTGCTCACGCGTTGGAAGTTTTCCGAAAAGCAGAAGCCAAGCAACCTCTTCAAAGCCAAAGCGGTTCTCACGCACACAGCCGTCTACGATTTCATTGATGTCGATTCCGCGGTATGTCAGCTTTCCTTCATCGGGAATCCGTTCGCCGTCCGCAATCAAGTATCCGTGGACATTGCAAATCAGCGTCAGGCCGGCCATCACGCCGGTACCGTCGGGATTCCTTAAACCGCGTTTGACATTGTAAAGTTCATAGTCTTTGGGAGAAATCCGATTGTTCGCACGGTATTCCTCGCACAGTTCCTTCAGCTGAGGACTTGACTTGTCCAGAGAATAAATTTCCTGCTTCGTTCCCATACTCGATGTCTCCCCCGTCTAATACAAAAAATAAGCCGCCTCTGGCTTTTGCCGCGCGGCTTAGAGAATTCTTTATCAGCTAATTCATTTTATATCAGCACTATGGCAAAGTCAAGCAAATAAAAGCGGTTTTTAACAAATTTATGCAGTATTCAGCATAAATATTTCATTTTCTTCCGTTTCATCGGTCATTTTGGCTTAACTGAGCTTCATTTTTGAATTTTTCATTAGGTGTTCCTGTATTTTTTCAAGCAAGTACATGGAGGGAAAAACAAATGAGTTCAAAAAGAGGAATCCTGCTCCTTTGTCTAATATTTTTTCTCTGTATGACACTGATTCCGCTCGCCGGACTCGGCGGAAGTTCCGGCTCCGCCTCCGGCGGAGGCTTCGGCAGCAAAAACGGCAGTAACTCTTCCGGCACATCTGTCAGCCTGCCGCCTTCCACAAAGCAATTCCGAATCCGAGATACGGCAACGGGCAATATCATAACCGTTGACGACAACGCTTTTGTGCGCGGTGCGATTGCGGCGGAAATGTCGCCCGAAGCGCCGCAGGAAGCGTTGAAAGCGCAGGCGGTTGCGGCTTACACCTATTACAGCAGAATCCGCCAGATAAGAAGAGCGCAATCCGGAAATTCGTACGACTTTGACGCCTGCCCCTCGGAGTGGAGCGTCTATGTAACAGACAGCGAGATGCAGAAGCGCTGGGGAAATTCCTATCCAAAATACTCGGATTCCCTCAACAAGGCGGCCAGTGCGGTTCTGGGGCAGGTGTTAGAGTACAACGGTGCCCTGATTGACGCAACCTACTTTGCCATTTCATCGGGAAACACAGAAAATTCTGCGGATGTCTGGGGGACACAGTACCCCTATCTCGTCTCCGTTGCAAGCCCGTGGGACGCCTTTGCGGGAGGATACCAGTCTTCGGCCGCTTTTTCGGACAGCGAGTTCGTTGAACGCGTGAAAAAAGTGTGTCCCTCTGCAAACTTAACCGGCGACGCGGGAAGCTGGGTCAGCTCACCGGTGTGTTCTGCGGCGGGCACCGTGAAAACGATTCAAATCGGCGGACAAAACCTGACCGGCATGCAAGTGCGGCAGGCCTTCGGTCTGCGCTCCGCCGTCTTTACGATAACCCATAGCAACGGA
This genomic interval carries:
- a CDS encoding helix-turn-helix domain-containing protein; its protein translation is MNSSFGRIITLLRKERGYSQKKVAADLSISQALLSHYEKGIRECGLDFVVKVADYYDVSCDYLLGRTPHRSGATISVEDIPEPDAAGKENIMHGAGSLLPVLNKKLIANSLNVLYGCLQKFNCRALTTEISAYLNLAVYRAFRMLYSANAKNPQGLFSVPLRQGDGYATAAQEIALSNAESLLAGEKVENLEPVAKGQAPALSPEKINEEYPLFASSLFNLIQSSENRMGAKKGQN
- a CDS encoding DUF6171 family protein; the encoded protein is MERIPCRKCLDKDMTEEEYRSLIGRYIDAIAEDRRTPEEEYSRRLKICSTCKRLTGGMCLLCGCFAEVRAAVKDRHCAEVPAKW
- a CDS encoding alpha-N-arabinofuranosidase, coding for MSKLFINASNRKSKINKEIYSHFSEHLGRCIYGGLYVGEDSPVPNTNGMRNDVVEALKNIRIPALRWPGGCFADEYHWMDGIGEKSKRKKLINTNWGGVLEDNSFGTHEFMELCRQLGCEPYISGNLGSGTVQEMHDWIEYITFDGVSPMADLRRANGHPEPWKLKFFGFGNECWGCGGNMRPEYYADEFRRYQTFARNYSGNELYRIACGPNGDDYNWTETVMRLAGKFMNALSLHYYTVPNTWEDKGSATEFTEAEWYKTLRKTLFMEELINHHTSIMDRYDPEHKVGLVVDEWGTWYNVEPGTNPSFLYQQNTMRDALVAAINLNIFNKHSDRVVMANIAQVVNVLQSVILTEGDKMILTPTYHVFDLYKDHQDATLIESFVEAETIGGEDTVPSLHESASVSEDGTVHVTLANLSIDKAYPVEALLAGLDAKSVTAKILTNKYNAFNTFEAPNTVKIEDFKDITTTADGFRFEIPACSVMELTIA
- a CDS encoding histidine phosphatase family protein yields the protein MKSYTIHLIRHGLTAGNAEGRYIGSTDLPLSAEGIKRLKKLAKKAPYPKADVYFCSPLKRCTQTMKILYPEAKPILMNDLRECDFGEWEGKTAKEIAAKDPAFARWIAGEGKEVVPPGGESGAQFFQRTCAAFEKIVKGLMTSGITSAVIVAHGGSLMSILSAYGLPRAEFYDWMTESGCGYSMRIMPDLWMRSMVGEVYAKIPETEKKDPGNGVMLIDLAREAAEHAFGHKENEKGEKE
- the glgA gene encoding glycogen synthase GlgA is translated as MKVLYCASEAVPFASTGGLAKVAGSLPKALRLRLIGCRVVLPLYEDIPQELRDNMKFVTSLSVPVAWRRQYCGVFETRVDNVIFYLLDNQYYFKRHGLYGHYDDAERFAFFSRAVIEMLPCLDFKPDIIHCNDWQTALVPVYYSQFYASKDWFRGIKTILTIHNIQYQGKFSKEILEDVLGFPQSSMPLLEHGNYINLLKGGIECANCVTTVSPTYAKEILDPLFAYGLESILQEHSRKIQGILNGIDVTVYNPETDRDIYANYSADDLTGKAKNKLELQKRLNLRQDVAVPLIGMVTRMVPSKGLDLVEEAIDSLLQKSDAQFVILGSGDWDYENFFKELQQRWPGRVCSCFGFIPELSHKIYAASDIFLMPSKCEPCGHAQLIALRYGTIPVVRETGGLKDSIRDYNDGEGNGFTFQEYDAGRMKEAVERALKAYRDREGWNMLIRRAMACDFSWGHCANEYIRLYRELLKSDGT
- the leuA gene encoding 2-isopropylmalate synthase; its protein translation is MYQGCKKYIPFHPISLPDRQWPDKVIDKPPIWCSVDLRDGNQALVDPMNLEEKLLFFQTLVDIGFKEIEVGFPSASETEYEILRTLIEKNFIPDDVTIQVLVQAREHLIRKTFEAIRGAKNVIVHFYNSTSTLQRKVVFKTDMQGVINIAVEGAKLIKKLTDEETAKSGINIRYEYSPESFSGTEIENSILICEKVMEVLEPTPEHKLILNLPNTVELATPNCYADQIEYFSRHIKNRDSIILSIHPHNDRGTAIAATELGIMAGAERVEGTLFGNGERTGNADIMVTAMNMYSQGVDPGLDFSHISDIRRMYEKCTKMKVHERHPYAGDLVFTAFSGSHQDAISKGEKYMASGATQYWEVPYLPIDPADVGRQYEPIIRINSQSGKGGAAFVLEQSFGFELPKAMHPEFGALVKNACDKAGRELKAEEVYEIFRKNYIDVHAPYNLKKYRLHDAGEGEVGTQVRFEGVIRFGHEDHIIGGTGNGPISAFFNALRSVGITDYQFVTYRENAISSGADSQAVSYIHLTAPDGSPAFGVGIDNNISLASIKGIICAINRAEQKKKGEMPV
- the leuB gene encoding 3-isopropylmalate dehydrogenase → MRSYRIVLLKGDGIGPEIVTQAALVLQKAGEKFGFGVEFEEALLGGCAIDAVGTPFPQETVEKCKAADATLLGAVGGPKWDSLPGEKRPEAGLLGIRKALGLYANLRPSMIFPQLRSASPLKDSVIGTGLNIMIVRELTGGIYFGERGRKQVDGAEAAYDTEMYTVPEIERIARVGFETARKRKKKLCSVDKANVLESSRLWRKTVERIGKEEYPDVELSHLYVDNCSMQLVRDPKQFDVIVTSNMFGDILSDEASMISGSIGMLPSASLGNGTNGLYEPVHGSAPDIAGTGMANPLATILSAAMMLRISFGEAEAADAVENAVSTALETVRTPDIWTEGIRKVGCEEMGKTVCSFL